TTCATAACACTCTTTTGCTGTATATATATCTATATACCCTTCCTCAACCATACTCTGAAGCACAGCATTTCTTCTCTGGAGAGCACCATCAGGGTTTTTATAAGGGTCATACTTACTTGGAGCTTTAGGAAGTCCAGCTAAAACGGCAGCTTCACATACATTAAGTTCCCAAACATGTTTTCCAAAATATACCTGTGCAGCAGATTCTACCCCATAAGCTCCATGACCAAGGTATATCTGGTTAAGGTACATCTCTAAGATCTTATCCTTCGGGTATACCTGATTAAGCTTTATCGCCAGAATCATCTCTTTGAACTTTCTTCTGAAGCTTCTTTCCGGCGTTAGAAAAAGATTTTTTATCAACTGCTGGGATATTGTACTACCTCCTGCAACAATTCTTCCTGAAGTAAGATTAATAAAAGCAGCCCTTAGGATTCCCCAAATATCAATACCAGGATTTTCATAAAAAGTCCTGTCTTCAATTGCAACAAATGCATTTTTTACATGATCAGGGATTTTATCTATTGTTACATACTGTCTTCTCTGTATAAAAAACTCTGTTAACAGAGAACCATCTGAAGCAAATACCTGTGAGACCTGACTCGGTTTCCAGTGTTCTAAATTCCTGACATCAGGTAGATTTCGTGTATTTATATAAACAAATAGAGCAATGCCCAATAAACATATAAATACACCGACAATTAATAAAAGCCTCAAGTACTTCAGCAACATCACACCTTTATTTTTGTTTTAGCTTCCAAAATATAAATTCTACTTTAAAATTCAATCCTTTTTTAGATTTTAGACAGTTATTGTTAAAAAGCCTCAAAATAAGATAAAATAGGTATGCTAAAAATTTGTGAGAGGAATTTATGGCTGTAGAAGATAAAATCCTAACATTCCAGGATATAATACACACCCTGGAAAAATTCTGGACAGAAAAGGGGTGTATTCTCTGGCAGCCTTACGATATAGAAGTAGGCGCAGGAACCATGAACCCTGCCACCTTTCTCAGGTCGCTGGGACCTGAAGACTGGAATGTATGTTACGTTGAGCCTTCCAGAAGACCAAAAGACGGAAGATACGGGGAAAATCCAAACAGACTACAGCATTATTATCAGTTTCAGGTGATTTTAAAGCCAGCACCGGAGAATCCACAGGAACTGTACTTGCAGAGTCTTGAATCCTTAGGTATCGATCCAAGAAAACACGATATTAGATTTGTTGAAGATGACTGGGAAAGTCCTACTCTGGGAGCCTGGGGTCTTGGATGGGAGGTATGGCTTGATGGAATGGAAATAACACAGTTTACATACTTTCAGCAGGTAGGAAGTTTAGACCTTCCGTCTATAAGCGTAGAAATTACATACGGACTTGAGAGACTTGCTATGTACCTGCAGAATGTAGATAGTGTTTACGATATCGTATGGGCTCCCGGACTTACTTACGGTGATATTTATAAAGAATCAGAGAGACAGTGGTCTATATACAATTTTGAGCTTGCCGATGTGGAGATGCTTTTTAAAACATTTGATATGTATGAAAAGGAAGGAATGAGACTTGTAGAAAATGGTCTTCCTATCCCTGCATACGATTACGCTCTGAAATGCTCCCATATATTCAATCTACTTGATGCAAGGGGAGCACTCTCTGTAAATGAGAGGGCAAGATTTATCGGAAGGGTTAGGAATTTATCAAGGGAATGTGCAAAAGCTTTCTTAAAACATAGAGAGGAGTTAGGATTTCCTCTTTTAAAAAGAGAGGTAAGGGAGAATAAATGAAAAATTACCTGTTAGAAATTGGAACAGAAGAACTTCCTCCTAAAGCTGTAGATACTGCCATCAGATTTTTTGAGGAAAATATATATAAAATCTTCAATGATTTCTTTGAGTACGATACCCCTGAAAATATAGAGATTTTTGGAACACCAAGAAGAATAGGCTTTCTGCTAAAAAATCTTAAAGAAAAACAACCAGATTCAGAAAAGCTTCTAATAGGACCTCCTGCAAAGGTTGGTATAGACAATGAGGGGAAATATACAAAAGCAGCTTTATCCTTTGCATCAAAAAATAATATTCCTGTAGAAGAACTTCAGATAATAGAAAATGAAAAGGGAAGATATATCGGAGCAAAAATACTGATAGAGGGTAGAAAACTTTCCCAGCATATAAAAGAAGAAATACCTGAAATAATACAAAAAATACCCTTCCCAAAAACAATGAGATGGAATAGTACAGGGTTCAGATTCTCCAGACCTATCAGATGGATCGTATCTCTACTTGATGAAGAAGTTATACCTTTTGAGATAGCCGGTGTTAAAGCTGGCAGGTATACACATCTTCACAGGTTCATGACATCTCCTGTCGGAAGGGGAGAGAAAAAAGAGATACAGAAAGCTACAGATTACAAAGAGATAACAAAAATGGGCTTTGTTCTGTCTGTTTACGAAGAGAGAGAAAAGTCCATAAGAACACAGATAGAAGGATTTGGAAGAGTTCTTGAAGCAGACCCTGTTATAGATGAAGAACTTTTAAGAGAAGTTACAAATCTTACAGAGTTTCCTGTAGGAATTTTAGGTGACTTTTCCCCAGAATATCTGGTATTACCTAAAGAGGTAATAATCACCGTATGCAAAGTCCATCAGAGATATTTTAATTTTGAG
This genomic stretch from Persephonella hydrogeniphila harbors:
- a CDS encoding glycine--tRNA ligase subunit alpha is translated as MAVEDKILTFQDIIHTLEKFWTEKGCILWQPYDIEVGAGTMNPATFLRSLGPEDWNVCYVEPSRRPKDGRYGENPNRLQHYYQFQVILKPAPENPQELYLQSLESLGIDPRKHDIRFVEDDWESPTLGAWGLGWEVWLDGMEITQFTYFQQVGSLDLPSISVEITYGLERLAMYLQNVDSVYDIVWAPGLTYGDIYKESERQWSIYNFELADVEMLFKTFDMYEKEGMRLVENGLPIPAYDYALKCSHIFNLLDARGALSVNERARFIGRVRNLSRECAKAFLKHREELGFPLLKREVRENK